The Algoriphagus halophilus sequence GAAATCGTCCACTCCACATCCACCATCACCCCAGATATGTCTCAATCCAAAATAATGGCCCACCTCATGCGTAGCAGTTCTTCCCAAAGAAGCGGATATGGCGCTCCCACCGACACCAAAAAAACGATAATCAATCGTTACCCCATCAGTGATTGCTGAGGTAGGCGGAGAATTTAGCCCTGGTAAGTCGGAGATAGGGAAGGAAGCATATCCTATAAAGGGATTGATCAAGGGAACCACCCAAAGGTTCAAATACTCTTCAGGATTCCACTGGGACAATTGCCCGATAATTGTGGCGTCAGTTTCTGGATTATAAGTGTTTTTAGGACCTTGAATTCTTACGATTCCATCGGTAGGTAAACCATTGGGATCTTGTTTTGCTAATACAAATTCAATGTTAGCATCTGCTGCGACAGGTAAAAATTCTGACGGAGTATTGACTGCATCCGCGTTTAAACGGCGGAAATCTTCATTTAATATTCTTATTTGCTCTAAAATTTGGCTGGTAGGTACATTGGGTCCTACGCCTTCTGCCTGTCCGTTATGCACAATATGCACCACTACCGGAATCAATCGATGTTCTGAATTGGCCCTGGCAGAAATCTGAGGGTTGGCTTTTCTTGCCTCAATTTTTTGGTCTACCCAGTTTTCAAAGTATTGTTTGGTGCCAAAAAAACCGAGTTCTTTTTCTTGTTTGGCTTCTAAAAAAGCATGCGCACACTTTCCAGTATGCGCATGATTGGTATTGTTACTTGTCTGACCGGTTACATCAACGATGTTGAATTGCTGGGCGAATGATATTGAAAACGTAAAAATAGCTCCACAAAGGAGTGAAGTGGCTTTTGAATAAAAGCGAAAACCTTTTTTCATCCAGATTCAAATATTAGGCGACAGTCAGATTGATGGCTTCCACCTTGGTGATTTCAGGGATCGCTCTCTTGATTGCGTCTTCGACACCAGCTTTTAAGGTCATAGAGGACATCGGACAAGAACCACAAGATCCCATCATTTCAATTCTCAATACCATATCATCGGTTACCTCTACAATTCTCACGTTCCCTCCATCAGCCTCTAAATAGGGTCGAATGGTGTCCAAGGCAAACTCTATTTTACTTTTTAATTCTGCTTCCATTTTTTTAACCTTTAATTTCTACTACCTCAGTTTTAGCATTTGAGGCATTTCTAATGGCTACTTGCCTAGCTACTTCTTCAGCAAGATCCATATAGGCTTCTTTTGTCAATCCATCTTTCATTACAGCTGGATATCCCGTATCCCCACTTTCTCTTATACTCTGTACTATTGGGATTTGACCAAGAAGGGGTACTTCATATTTTGCAGCTAATCTCTTGCCACCTTCTTTACCAAACAAATAATATTTATTATCGGGTAATTCTTCTGGCGTAAAATAAGCCATATTTTCAACAACACCTAAAACGGGAACATTAATTTGTGCCTGTCTAAACATGGATAAGCCTTTGCTTGCATCGGCCAGCGCAACTTTTTGCGGAGTGGTAACAATGACTGCTCCTGTGACTGGAACAGTTTGCACCATGGTCAAATGAATATCGGAAGTACCAGGAGGTAAATCAATCAATAAATAGTCCAACTCGCCCCAATCTACATCTGAAATAAATTGTCTTAATGCTGAACTTGCCATAGGCCCCCTCCATACAACAGCACTTTCCAAAGGAGTCAAAAACCCAATGGACATCAACTTTACTCCATATTGGGTAATCGGAATGATGATATTTTTCTCCCCAACTTTTTTGACAGAGGGTTGCTCTCCCTCCACATTGAACATGGTAGGAATAGAAGGTCCGGAAATATCCGCATCAATAAGTCCCACCTTTGCACCTGATTCTGCCAAAGCTACAGCAAGGTTGACTGAAGTAGTTGATTTTCCCACGCCACCTTTACCTGAAGCAATAGCAATGATGTTTTTAACATTTGGAAGAACTGGAGCGGCATCTCTCACAGTGGTAACTTGAGAGGTCATAAAGATGTCCCACTCAATATCCTTTCCAAAGTCCGCCACTAACTCCTCCAGACAATTATTTTTGATTACTTCTTTTAAAGGACAAGCCGGAGTGGTCAATACCACGTTAAAACTGACTTTGTTGCCTTCAATATTTATTTTTTGAATCATTCCCAAAGTGACCAGATCCTTTTTTAAATCAGGATCTTGTACTCTGGAAAGTGTTTTTCGGATCGCTTCCGCAGATAAATGCATCGGATGATTGTTGAATTTTTTTGCAATTTAGGGACTCTCTCTGGCTTAGAAAAGTCAA is a genomic window containing:
- a CDS encoding NifU family protein, translated to MEAELKSKIEFALDTIRPYLEADGGNVRIVEVTDDMVLRIEMMGSCGSCPMSSMTLKAGVEDAIKRAIPEITKVEAINLTVA
- a CDS encoding Mrp/NBP35 family ATP-binding protein; its protein translation is MHLSAEAIRKTLSRVQDPDLKKDLVTLGMIQKINIEGNKVSFNVVLTTPACPLKEVIKNNCLEELVADFGKDIEWDIFMTSQVTTVRDAAPVLPNVKNIIAIASGKGGVGKSTTSVNLAVALAESGAKVGLIDADISGPSIPTMFNVEGEQPSVKKVGEKNIIIPITQYGVKLMSIGFLTPLESAVVWRGPMASSALRQFISDVDWGELDYLLIDLPPGTSDIHLTMVQTVPVTGAVIVTTPQKVALADASKGLSMFRQAQINVPVLGVVENMAYFTPEELPDNKYYLFGKEGGKRLAAKYEVPLLGQIPIVQSIRESGDTGYPAVMKDGLTKEAYMDLAEEVARQVAIRNASNAKTEVVEIKG